The DNA window ATACTTTCCAATTCATCTTGCGCTCGCTCTCCAATATCCTTTAACTGCCCGTCGGTTAAATTCCCCACCAAACTAAAAGTTACAATCGCAAAATCATTAGCCCTGATTTCCATCACCATTGGATCCTCGGCCTCGCTTGGCAAGCCGGAAATAGTATCCGCTTTATCCCGCAAATTTCTAATGCTCCCCTTCAAATCCGCGCCCGCCTCAAATTCTATAACCACGCTGGAAACCCCAAAAGACGAATTAGAAGTCATTCGCTCCATATTTTCCAAACCATCTAATTTCTCTTCCACTTTATTGGTTATGAGTTCTTCAATATCGCTAGGGCTCGCTCCCGGATAAACCGTAGTTACCACGGCAATCGGAATCTGCACTTCTGGATTCGCTTCCCTGGGCAATTCCATCAAAGAGAGAAACCCCCAAGCGGCCATGCCAATCACCA is part of the Patescibacteria group bacterium genome and encodes:
- a CDS encoding efflux RND transporter permease subunit, coding for MNNENNITKLSQRDSEINRRRIEQTRRGFFGFFIKRWRLTILMVIGMAAWGFLSLMELPREANPEVQIPIAVVTTVYPGASPSDIEELITNKVEEKLDGLENMERMTSNSSFGVSSVVIEFEAGADLKGSIRNLRDKADTISGLPSEAEDPMVMEIRANDFAIVTFSLVGNLTDGQLKDIGERAQDELES